GACCGGGCAGGCAGGCATCGTAAAAGCCCAGCTTGACCGCTTCCGGCGCCGTCATCGGCAGGCGGTGGCGCATGATCGCCTGCGCCCCGTCGACGCCGACGCGCGGCGGCAGCAGGTAGGACCAGAACTCAGAACCGAACAGGTTGCCCATGTTCTTGTAATGCGGGTTGAGCATGACGCCGGCGCGCACCCAGACGAAATCGGCAGCACGCGCCAGGAAGCAGCCGCCGGCGCCGGCATTGCCGCCCAGCGCGGCTACGGTCAACTGCGTTTCACAGCACAAAATGGCCTCGGCCAGATCGTTGATGGCGTTGATATTGGCCCAGGATTCGTCGGCCGGGCTCTCCGCCGCCTCGATCGTGTTGAGATGGATGCCGTTCGACCAGAAATCGCTGCCGCCGCGCAGCACGATGACGCGCGTCGGCTGCGTCGTCGCCCAGCGGAAGGCTTCGGTCAGGCGCCGGCATTGCTCGGTGCTCATCGCGCCGTTGTAGAACTCGAAGGAGAGGAAGCCGACACCGCCGGCTTCTTCGTAGGCGATGTCCTGCCAGGTCGGCGTCGCCGACTTGTGCCAGCCGGCGAGCGGCAGTTCGGGCAGGGTCAGGGCTTCCGGGAAGGCCAGCGTCGCCGGCAGCTTGATGCCGCCGGCACGCCTGGCGTGGCCGAGCCAGATGGCTCCATCCGCCGTACCGCGCAGGATGGCCGTCTCGCGCCGGCCGAGCAGTTCGCCGGGCGCCCCCTTCAGGCTCGCTTCCGGCCAGGCATCGAAGAGATGACAGGGCTGGCCGAACAACTCATCGGCCACGCCGGGAAAGCCGTCGGCGGCATTGAGGCGGGCGAGGATTTCGGCAGTCGTCTGTTGCTGCCAGTCGATCTGCCGATCGACCTGGCGTATCAAGGCGTGTGCCTGACCGGGCACGCGGGCCGGCGTGAAATTGCCGGCCTGGACACGGTCGACCGCCTGGAGCACGGCATTTACCGCCGCCTCGGTGGTTTCGTTGCGATAGATCGAGGCCTTGCGCGCCGCGCGCAGCGGGAAGTTCGCCGCGGCCCAGACCGGACCGGCATCCATTTCGGCCTCGGCCTGCAGCACCGTGACGCCCCATTCCGGCACACCCTGCTGGATCGCCCAATCGAGTGCCGATGGGCCGCGGTCACCAACGCTGCCGGGATGCACGACCAGACAAAGATGACGCGACCAGATCGACTCGGGAATCGCCCGCTTGAGGAAGGGCGCGACGATCAAATCTGGCTGGAACAGCGTGACCGCTTCTTCGCTGACGCTGTCGGCAATGTCGAATTCGATGCTGATCTGGTGACCGCGCCCGGTCAATTCGCAAAAAAGGCGTTGCGCCAGACTGTTAAAAGAGTGTGTCAGAAAGAGAATTCGCATGCTTTTTGATTTTTTTGCCTGCCATGACATCGAAGTGAAGCCAGAAAGGGCCTGCCCTGTCGGGGCGAAAACCGCTCACTAGACCATTGGTTATATTACCTTCGCGATATTTTTCAAATGCTTAGCTGTGATTACCATCGGTTCAAGACCAGTCGTCAACCGGGGGAAACCACTATGCAAGGACAACGCAAACGCGCCGAGGCACCCAAAGCCGCTCTCTATCGCGCACCACGACCGGAATACACCGCCGCCGTCCGTTACCTCGACGGCAAGCGCGACATTTTCCGCATCCGCAACGCCGATGACATCGCCGATGCCCGCGCCATGGTCATAAGCGAACTCGGCGACGTGCAGTCGATCATGATCGCGCTGCGCCACCACTAGAATCTCAACAAATCCGCGGCAACTGTTCGCCGCTCAGCCAGTCCACGATGCGTTTGCCACCGAAACCGGTCACCATCTGGACAAAGTGATTCGAATCCGCATGCACCGAACCGACAATTGCCGCATTGGCCCCGAGCGGGTGCGCGCGCATGGCTGACAACAATTTTTCCGCATCGCCGGCCGCGCAGATCGCCACCAGCTTGCCTTCATTGGCGACATAAAGCGGATCCAGCCCGAGAAACTCGCAGGCCGCATTGACCGCCGGCTGCACCGGCAACGCCTTTTCCTGCAGCAACATGCCAACCCCGGACTGCTGTGCGATTTCGTTCAGCGTCGTGGCCAGACCGCCGCGCGTCGGATCGCGCAGCACATGGATATCCGCCCCGCTCGCCCGCATCGCCGCGATCAGCCCATGCAGCGCCGCGGTGTCGGACACGATGGGCGACTCGAAACCCAGGCTCTCGCGCTCGGCCATGATCGCCATGCCGTGATCTCCAAGCGTGCCGGAAACCAGGATCGCATCACCGACCTGCGCGCCGCGCCCCGACAGTTCCCTGCCCGGCGCGACGACACCGACCCCGGTC
The DNA window shown above is from Quatrionicoccus australiensis and carries:
- a CDS encoding hydrogenase maturation protein, with protein sequence MRILFLTHSFNSLAQRLFCELTGRGHQISIEFDIADSVSEEAVTLFQPDLIVAPFLKRAIPESIWSRHLCLVVHPGSVGDRGPSALDWAIQQGVPEWGVTVLQAEAEMDAGPVWAAANFPLRAARKASIYRNETTEAAVNAVLQAVDRVQAGNFTPARVPGQAHALIRQVDRQIDWQQQTTAEILARLNAADGFPGVADELFGQPCHLFDAWPEASLKGAPGELLGRRETAILRGTADGAIWLGHARRAGGIKLPATLAFPEALTLPELPLAGWHKSATPTWQDIAYEEAGGVGFLSFEFYNGAMSTEQCRRLTEAFRWATTQPTRVIVLRGGSDFWSNGIHLNTIEAAESPADESWANINAINDLAEAILCCETQLTVAALGGNAGAGGCFLARAADFVWVRAGVMLNPHYKNMGNLFGSEFWSYLLPPRVGVDGAQAIMRHRLPMTAPEAVKLGFYDACLPGPGFAVDVARRAAELAAAPDFSGRLAAKGEKRRADEAAKPLAVWREEELREMRRNFYGFDPSYHVARYHFVSRTANSWTPRHLARHRDLDWKTPT
- the hypE gene encoding hydrogenase expression/formation protein HypE, producing MTQSRKTYIRPLDIKHGQVDMAHGAGGRAMAQLIEELFAKHLGNDYLAQGDDGALLPATGEGRLVMATDAHVVSPLFFPGGDIGCLSVHGTINDVAMLGATPLYLAASFILEEGFKLADLARIVQSMAAASKEAGVPVVTGDTKVVERGKGDGVFITTTGVGVVAPGRELSGRGAQVGDAILVSGTLGDHGMAIMAERESLGFESPIVSDTAALHGLIAAMRASGADIHVLRDPTRGGLATTLNEIAQQSGVGMLLQEKALPVQPAVNAACEFLGLDPLYVANEGKLVAICAAGDAEKLLSAMRAHPLGANAAIVGSVHADSNHFVQMVTGFGGKRIVDWLSGEQLPRIC